From Pseudonocardia autotrophica, one genomic window encodes:
- the arfA gene encoding arabinosylfuranosidase ArfA: MARAHLSVGADFTAGTVPPRLFGSFVEHMGRGVYTGIFEPGHPSADERGFRGDVLDRVREIGPTVVRYPGGNYVSGHNWEDGIGPVADRPRRLDLAWRTIETNEFGLHEFVHWARAAGTEPMMAINLGTRGVQEALDLVEYANHPGGTAWSDLRRRNGDEDPFGIRLWCLGNEMDGPWQVGHKTAAEYGRLAAEAGRAMRLVDPSIELVACGSSHSAMPTFGEWERTVLELAYDQVDYISAHTYYEETDGPGEFLAKAVDMDSYIESVVATADAVRARGRHRKRIHVSFDEWNVWYQSRHRSGGIHQQTDDWAVAPRVIEDEYSVTDAVVVATMLHALLRHGERVRIACQAQLVNVIGMVRSEPGGAAWTQTVAHPFRVMREHARGQILDVRARGDHYDAGRLGDAPVVDAAGTWDPDGGTLALFLANRDLTEPAEVRIALHGFGELRPGRAEVLTAGPGQDRHTGNNETAPEAVGMRPLDGVRIEGGEVSVTLPPLSWAAVPLDVI; the protein is encoded by the coding sequence ATGGCACGCGCGCACCTCTCCGTCGGCGCCGACTTCACGGCGGGCACGGTCCCGCCCCGGCTGTTCGGCTCGTTCGTCGAGCACATGGGCCGGGGCGTCTACACCGGGATCTTCGAGCCCGGGCACCCGTCGGCCGACGAGCGCGGGTTCCGCGGCGACGTCCTCGACCGGGTCCGCGAGATCGGTCCGACCGTGGTGCGCTACCCCGGCGGCAACTACGTCTCCGGGCACAACTGGGAGGACGGGATCGGGCCGGTCGCCGACCGTCCGCGGCGGCTGGACCTGGCCTGGCGGACGATCGAGACCAACGAGTTCGGGCTGCACGAGTTCGTGCACTGGGCGCGGGCCGCCGGCACCGAGCCGATGATGGCGATCAACCTGGGGACCCGCGGCGTGCAGGAGGCCCTCGACCTGGTCGAGTACGCCAACCACCCGGGCGGGACGGCCTGGTCGGACCTGCGCCGGCGCAACGGCGACGAGGACCCGTTCGGCATCCGGCTGTGGTGCCTGGGCAACGAGATGGACGGCCCGTGGCAGGTGGGCCACAAGACGGCCGCCGAGTACGGCCGGCTGGCCGCCGAGGCCGGGCGCGCGATGCGGCTGGTCGACCCGTCGATCGAGCTGGTCGCCTGCGGGAGCTCGCACAGCGCGATGCCGACCTTCGGTGAGTGGGAGCGCACCGTCCTGGAGCTGGCCTACGACCAGGTCGACTACATCTCGGCGCACACCTACTACGAGGAGACCGACGGTCCCGGCGAGTTCCTCGCGAAGGCCGTCGACATGGACTCCTACATCGAGTCGGTGGTGGCCACCGCGGACGCCGTCCGGGCCCGTGGGCGGCACCGGAAGCGGATCCACGTCTCGTTCGACGAGTGGAACGTCTGGTATCAGAGCCGGCACCGCTCCGGCGGCATCCACCAGCAGACCGACGACTGGGCCGTGGCCCCGCGGGTGATCGAGGACGAGTACTCGGTGACCGACGCCGTCGTCGTCGCGACGATGCTGCACGCGCTGCTCCGGCACGGTGAGCGGGTGCGGATCGCCTGCCAGGCGCAGCTGGTGAACGTCATCGGGATGGTGCGCAGCGAACCCGGCGGCGCCGCGTGGACGCAGACGGTGGCGCACCCGTTCCGGGTGATGCGCGAGCACGCCCGCGGGCAGATCCTCGACGTCCGGGCCCGGGGCGACCACTACGACGCCGGCCGGCTCGGTGACGCCCCGGTGGTCGACGCCGCCGGGACCTGGGACCCGGACGGCGGGACGCTCGCGCTGTTCCTGGCCAACCGTGATCTCACCGAGCCGGCCGAGGTACGGATCGCGCTGCACGGCTTCGGGGAGCTGCGGCCCGGCCGGGCCGAGGTGCTGACCGCCGGGCCCGGCCAGGACCGGCACACCGGCAACAACGAGACCGCGCCGGAGGCGGTCGGGATGCGGCCACTGGACGGGGTGCGGATCGAGGGCGGCGAGGTGTCGGTGACTTTGCCGCCGCTGTCCTGGGCGGCCGTCCCACTGGATGTGATATGA
- a CDS encoding VOC family protein: MDDDDILLPVGAVPSAGSILNPFLIVDDAPGLIDFVAGVFGVAEIEEARTPRPDGRLIHSEVRMGHVALMVADRMDGWPSRPGLLQVWVRDVAAVLERGVTRGASVVTEPHPFWGETTLGRMLDPWQNLWWLWAPAPGQADPGYPVDEGADPVFATVDRALRAMGDG, encoded by the coding sequence ATGGACGACGACGACATCCTGCTGCCGGTCGGTGCCGTGCCGAGCGCGGGCAGCATCCTGAACCCGTTCCTGATCGTGGACGACGCCCCGGGGTTGATCGACTTCGTGGCCGGCGTCTTCGGCGTCGCCGAGATCGAGGAGGCGCGGACCCCCCGGCCGGACGGGCGGCTCATCCACTCCGAGGTGCGGATGGGCCACGTCGCGCTGATGGTGGCCGATCGGATGGACGGGTGGCCGTCCCGGCCCGGGCTGCTGCAGGTCTGGGTGCGCGACGTCGCCGCCGTGCTGGAGCGCGGGGTGACGCGCGGAGCGTCCGTGGTCACCGAGCCGCACCCGTTCTGGGGGGAGACGACGCTGGGCCGGATGCTCGATCCCTGGCAGAACCTGTGGTGGCTGTGGGCGCCTGCGCCGGGACAGGCCGATCCCGGATACCCGGTCGACGAGGGCGCCGATCCGGTGTTCGCCACGGTCGACCGGGCACTGCGGGCGATGGGCGACGGCTGA
- a CDS encoding cupin domain-containing protein, whose product MDETDRAPVVLGPGEGNSYDMGRIAAVFKADTASYSISEWWLEPHTAGPGAHSHPEDDVFYVLDGTMSVLVGDRWVDAPRGAFVAVPGGVRHDFENRGDVRAGMLNLSAPGGFEQHMPGIVEWFTEHPAGDAGPA is encoded by the coding sequence ATGGATGAGACGGACCGGGCACCGGTGGTGCTGGGCCCCGGCGAGGGCAACTCCTACGACATGGGGCGGATCGCGGCGGTGTTCAAGGCCGACACCGCGTCGTACTCGATCTCGGAGTGGTGGCTGGAGCCGCACACCGCCGGCCCCGGCGCGCACAGCCATCCCGAGGACGACGTGTTCTACGTGCTGGACGGCACCATGTCGGTGCTGGTCGGCGATCGCTGGGTGGACGCGCCGCGGGGCGCGTTCGTCGCCGTGCCCGGCGGCGTGCGCCACGACTTCGAGAACCGCGGCGACGTGCGGGCCGGGATGCTCAACCTGTCCGCTCCGGGCGGGTTCGAGCAGCACATGCCGGGCATCGTCGAGTGGTTCACCGAGCATCCCGCGGGGGATGCGGGACCTGCCTGA
- a CDS encoding carbohydrate ABC transporter permease has product MSAPSEVRRTEQTGPAGAAEPASRRRRVPPGVWFVLPFMLSYVAFVIWPLTRGLWMSFHDTSLVRSGSEFVGLDNYTRLFADPLVWSSLWTTLVFTIGSTIPLVLIALVMALLVHAGGRGQWFWRLAFFAPYLMPVATVALIWNWLFQNDVGLLNGLLGVLGMQPVGWTSDPSVALWSVVLLTVWWTVGFNFLLYLAALQAIPPDVLEAAATDGAGRWRTTRSIVLPLIAPTTGLVLVLQLLASLKLFDQAYILFSGDGGPEGSVTPVLQYVYDTGFVGYRLGYASAISYVFFLLILVIALAHAWLAGRRRSA; this is encoded by the coding sequence GTGAGCGCGCCGAGCGAGGTCCGCAGGACGGAGCAGACCGGGCCGGCCGGAGCTGCGGAGCCCGCCTCCCGCCGTCGCCGGGTCCCGCCGGGGGTCTGGTTCGTGCTGCCGTTCATGCTGAGCTACGTCGCGTTCGTGATCTGGCCGCTGACCCGCGGACTGTGGATGAGCTTCCACGACACCAGCCTGGTCCGGTCCGGTTCCGAGTTCGTCGGCCTGGACAACTACACCCGGCTGTTCGCCGATCCACTGGTGTGGTCCAGCCTGTGGACAACTCTGGTGTTCACCATCGGCTCGACGATCCCGCTGGTACTGATCGCACTGGTCATGGCGCTGCTGGTGCATGCGGGCGGGCGCGGGCAGTGGTTCTGGCGGCTGGCCTTCTTCGCCCCGTACCTGATGCCGGTGGCCACCGTGGCGCTGATCTGGAACTGGCTGTTCCAGAACGACGTCGGGCTGCTCAACGGCCTGCTCGGCGTGCTCGGCATGCAGCCCGTCGGCTGGACGAGCGACCCGTCGGTGGCGCTGTGGTCGGTGGTGCTGCTGACCGTGTGGTGGACGGTCGGGTTCAACTTCCTGCTCTACCTCGCCGCCCTGCAGGCGATCCCGCCGGACGTGCTGGAGGCCGCCGCCACCGACGGCGCCGGACGCTGGCGGACCACCCGCTCCATCGTGCTGCCGCTGATCGCGCCCACCACCGGGCTGGTGCTGGTGCTGCAGCTACTGGCCTCGCTCAAGCTGTTCGACCAGGCCTACATCCTGTTCTCCGGCGACGGCGGGCCGGAGGGCTCGGTCACCCCGGTCCTGCAGTACGTCTACGACACCGGGTTCGTCGGCTACCGGCTCGGCTACGCCTCCGCCATCTCCTACGTGTTCTTCCTGCTCATCCTGGTGATCGCGCTCGCGCACGCCTGGCTCGCCGGACGGAGGAGGTCCGCATGA
- a CDS encoding DUF1707 SHOCT-like domain-containing protein, which yields MDAPERPDGSVAPRDLRVSHSDRAHISALLDRHHVDGRLDGAELAERLVLVTAAVTRADLNRVVADLPGAAEAVPVREVLELTNTAGELRRSGEWLVPPRVVVRSYFGNARLDMRRARFVTGDVVIESELTVGNLDIRLPPGATVDLTGARTQFGSVRDKLGATDRPGAPHVVVVGGTWFGNITVR from the coding sequence ATGGACGCACCCGAACGGCCCGACGGATCGGTCGCACCACGGGACCTGCGGGTCTCCCACTCCGACCGCGCACACATCTCCGCGCTGCTGGACCGGCACCACGTCGACGGCAGGCTCGACGGGGCGGAGCTCGCCGAGCGCCTGGTCCTGGTCACGGCCGCGGTCACCCGCGCCGACCTGAACCGGGTGGTCGCCGACCTGCCGGGAGCGGCCGAGGCCGTTCCGGTCCGCGAGGTGCTGGAGCTGACCAACACGGCAGGGGAACTGCGGCGGTCGGGGGAGTGGCTGGTGCCGCCGCGTGTCGTCGTGCGGTCGTACTTCGGCAACGCCCGGCTGGACATGCGGCGGGCCCGGTTCGTCACCGGGGACGTGGTGATCGAGTCGGAACTGACCGTCGGCAACCTGGACATCAGGCTCCCGCCGGGTGCGACCGTCGACCTCACCGGGGCGCGGACCCAGTTCGGGTCGGTCCGGGACAAGCTGGGCGCGACGGACCGGCCGGGGGCGCCGCACGTGGTCGTCGTCGGCGGGACGTGGTTCGGGAACATCACGGTCCGCTGA
- a CDS encoding carbohydrate ABC transporter permease codes for MTTTLDPPGPATTSPPGPARRRIRRNPLVTATIYSALAALTVIWAAPLVWAVLTSLKHEGETTTVPPQLVPDSGFTVQAYVEVLSVGDLTRWFVNSTIVAVAVTALTLVLSAAAAYGFSRTEFRGRRTLFAITVAGVMVPSQILIVPLYEQMLAVGLADTYLGVILPQIVVPAMVFILKRFFDAIPHELEEAARIDGAGPLRIFLTIVLPLSRPILAAVAIFVFIQCWNNFLWPFIILSDPSLMTLPVGLVQVQSSFGVRYAQVMAGAVLAGLPLVVAFLFFQRQIVQGIATTGLGGR; via the coding sequence ATGACCACGACCCTCGATCCGCCCGGCCCGGCCACGACGTCGCCGCCGGGCCCGGCCCGCCGCCGGATCCGGCGCAACCCGCTGGTCACCGCGACGATCTACTCGGCGCTGGCAGCACTCACCGTCATCTGGGCGGCGCCGCTGGTGTGGGCGGTACTCACCTCGCTCAAGCACGAGGGCGAGACCACCACCGTGCCGCCACAGCTGGTCCCCGACTCCGGGTTCACCGTGCAGGCCTACGTCGAGGTGCTGTCGGTCGGCGACCTCACCCGCTGGTTCGTGAACAGCACGATCGTCGCCGTCGCGGTCACCGCGCTGACCCTGGTGCTCTCGGCGGCTGCCGCCTACGGCTTCTCCCGCACCGAGTTCCGTGGCCGCCGGACGCTGTTCGCGATCACCGTCGCCGGGGTGATGGTGCCGTCGCAGATCCTGATCGTCCCGCTGTACGAGCAGATGCTGGCCGTCGGGCTGGCCGACACCTATCTCGGCGTGATCCTGCCGCAGATCGTCGTCCCGGCGATGGTGTTCATCCTGAAGCGGTTCTTCGACGCCATCCCGCACGAGCTGGAGGAGGCCGCCCGGATCGACGGCGCCGGGCCGCTGCGGATCTTCCTCACGATCGTGCTCCCGCTGTCCCGCCCGATCCTCGCCGCGGTCGCGATCTTCGTGTTCATCCAGTGCTGGAACAACTTCCTCTGGCCCTTCATCATCCTGTCCGATCCCTCGCTGATGACGCTGCCGGTCGGGCTTGTCCAGGTGCAGAGCTCGTTCGGCGTCCGCTATGCGCAGGTGATGGCGGGGGCCGTGCTCGCCGGGCTCCCGCTGGTGGTCGCGTTCCTGTTCTTCCAGCGCCAGATCGTCCAGGGCATCGCCACGACCGGCCTCGGCGGCCGGTGA
- a CDS encoding ABC transporter ATP-binding protein: MLSALDLAFDYDGTPVLHGVRLTAHHGRTVGLIGPNGSGKTTLLRALYGALAPRAGLVTLDDSPLDGIRAAERARRLAVVTQEHDPDTPLTVADMVILGRSPHRSMFAGYRAEDYRAAAAALTRVGARDLADRVFSSLSGGEKQRVLIARTLAQEADHLLLDEPTNHLDIRYQHSILSLVRRLDVTTVIVMHDLNLAARYCDSLVLLDDGRVVSSGPTAAVLEPSILEPVYGVSVRRIEDDDCVQLIFAPAADAELPPAPP; encoded by the coding sequence ATGCTCTCCGCTCTCGACCTGGCGTTCGACTACGACGGCACCCCGGTGCTGCACGGAGTCCGGCTCACCGCCCACCACGGACGGACGGTGGGGCTCATCGGGCCCAACGGCAGCGGTAAGACGACGTTGCTCCGGGCCCTCTACGGAGCACTCGCCCCCCGGGCGGGCCTGGTCACCCTCGACGACAGTCCGCTCGACGGGATCAGGGCCGCGGAGCGCGCGAGACGACTCGCCGTGGTCACCCAGGAGCACGACCCGGACACCCCGCTGACCGTGGCCGACATGGTCATCCTCGGGCGGTCCCCACATCGGTCGATGTTCGCCGGATACCGGGCCGAGGACTATCGGGCCGCTGCGGCCGCCCTGACCCGGGTCGGTGCCCGTGACCTCGCGGATCGGGTGTTCAGCTCGTTGTCGGGCGGGGAGAAGCAGCGGGTGCTGATCGCCCGGACCCTGGCGCAGGAGGCCGACCATCTCCTGCTCGACGAGCCGACGAACCACCTCGACATCCGGTACCAGCACAGCATCCTGAGCCTCGTCCGGCGGCTCGACGTCACCACGGTGATCGTCATGCACGATCTCAACCTCGCAGCCCGGTACTGCGACAGTCTGGTCCTGCTCGACGACGGACGGGTCGTGAGCAGCGGACCGACCGCTGCGGTTCTCGAACCGTCGATCCTCGAACCGGTGTACGGGGTGTCGGTGCGACGTATCGAGGACGACGACTGCGTGCAGTTGATCTTCGCCCCGGCCGCTGATGCCGAGCTACCGCCCGCTCCACCGTGA
- a CDS encoding sigma-70 family RNA polymerase sigma factor, with amino-acid sequence MDDDELAARFEQHRPRLRAVARRLLGSGSDADDAVQDTWLRLHRNGIAGVDSLGGWLTTVTSRICLDRLRARRETLLGEDTPEHASPDDPASDAVLADSVGHALMVVLDSLSPAERVAFVLHDVFAVPFSDIAPVLDRSTEATKKLAARARHRARLGAANPGDLDGRRRIIEQFLGAVRRGDMAALLDVLAPDAVRHVDPALLAPGRPTAVRGARSIVDEARSLSGPARAAEPATVDGRPGAAVVRDGTVTLVLRFTITDGLISSFEIIAEPARVAAVVVQLDAGPGPESRT; translated from the coding sequence GTGGACGACGACGAGCTGGCGGCCCGGTTCGAGCAGCACCGCCCGCGCCTGCGCGCCGTGGCCCGCCGCCTGCTCGGGTCCGGGTCGGACGCCGACGACGCCGTCCAGGACACCTGGCTACGGCTGCACCGCAACGGCATCGCCGGCGTCGACAGTCTCGGCGGCTGGCTGACGACCGTGACCTCCAGGATCTGCCTGGACCGTCTTCGTGCCCGCCGGGAGACCCTCCTCGGCGAGGACACTCCGGAGCACGCGTCGCCGGACGACCCCGCATCGGATGCGGTGCTCGCCGACTCCGTCGGTCACGCCCTGATGGTGGTGCTCGACAGCCTGTCGCCGGCCGAGCGGGTCGCGTTCGTCCTGCACGACGTCTTCGCCGTCCCGTTCAGCGACATCGCGCCCGTCCTGGACCGATCGACCGAGGCCACGAAGAAGCTGGCCGCCAGGGCCCGCCACCGCGCGCGTCTCGGTGCGGCGAACCCCGGTGATCTCGACGGGCGACGTCGGATCATCGAGCAGTTCCTCGGCGCCGTCCGCCGCGGCGACATGGCGGCCCTGCTCGACGTCCTCGCCCCGGACGCCGTCCGGCACGTCGACCCGGCCCTGCTCGCGCCCGGCCGGCCCACCGCCGTGCGTGGGGCGCGTTCGATCGTCGACGAGGCTCGCAGCCTCTCCGGTCCAGCCCGCGCCGCGGAGCCCGCCACCGTCGACGGCCGGCCCGGCGCCGCCGTGGTCCGCGACGGAACGGTCACCCTCGTGCTGAGATTCACCATCACCGACGGCCTCATCAGCAGCTTCGAGATCATCGCCGAGCCGGCCCGGGTCGCCGCCGTGGTCGTGCAGCTCGACGCCGGGCCGGGGCCGGAGTCGCGGACCTGA
- a CDS encoding DUF6924 domain-containing protein: MEFPATRRCPLVRTASDTGEGPWNELLGIITPAVFDVVTEDLFGDWPVDRVVAFALEDGVAERHPLLFVVDERTLTDHGFPVVAADLRDEPGRTLRIAAIQLWSVGTDVPHGAVEFAAYADQAQLQPDRVFRGFG; this comes from the coding sequence GTGGAGTTCCCCGCGACACGCCGGTGCCCGCTGGTCCGCACCGCGTCCGACACCGGCGAGGGACCGTGGAACGAGCTGCTCGGGATCATCACCCCGGCGGTGTTCGACGTCGTCACCGAGGACCTGTTCGGCGACTGGCCGGTCGATCGGGTGGTGGCGTTCGCCCTGGAGGACGGGGTCGCCGAGCGGCATCCGCTGTTGTTCGTCGTCGACGAGCGCACCCTGACCGATCACGGCTTCCCGGTGGTCGCGGCGGATCTGCGCGACGAGCCGGGCCGGACCCTGCGGATCGCGGCCATCCAGCTCTGGAGCGTCGGGACCGACGTGCCGCACGGTGCCGTGGAGTTCGCCGCGTATGCCGACCAGGCGCAGCTGCAGCCCGACCGGGTCTTCCGCGGGTTCGGCTGA
- a CDS encoding CGNR zinc finger domain-containing protein has product MDFDSHTSDVLTATVAAVNLLTPGEARGRAYAGDDEPGVEAALAPREDHWFDERPPPAEMDLLRGWAGRMYTVFADVENGDLDAAAATVNALLTETGAVPVLARHGDRPWHLHFHAVDAGWARSWAASMATALAVVLGNPAHERLGVCSADACNRVFVDVSRNGTRRFCSTACQNRVKAAAFRARRREEG; this is encoded by the coding sequence GTGGACTTCGACAGTCACACCAGCGATGTGCTCACCGCCACGGTCGCCGCGGTCAACCTGCTGACCCCGGGCGAGGCGCGCGGCCGCGCCTACGCCGGCGACGACGAACCGGGAGTGGAGGCCGCACTCGCACCGCGCGAGGACCACTGGTTCGACGAACGGCCACCGCCCGCGGAGATGGACCTGCTGCGCGGGTGGGCCGGCCGGATGTACACCGTGTTCGCCGACGTCGAGAACGGCGATCTCGACGCCGCGGCGGCGACCGTGAACGCGCTGCTGACCGAGACCGGTGCGGTGCCGGTGCTCGCCCGGCACGGCGATCGCCCGTGGCACCTGCACTTCCACGCGGTCGACGCCGGATGGGCGCGCAGCTGGGCCGCCTCGATGGCGACCGCACTGGCGGTCGTCCTGGGCAATCCCGCGCACGAGCGGCTCGGGGTGTGTTCCGCCGACGCGTGCAACCGGGTGTTCGTCGACGTCTCACGCAACGGCACCCGCCGGTTCTGCTCGACCGCCTGTCAGAACCGGGTCAAGGCCGCCGCCTTCCGGGCCCGGCGCAGGGAGGAGGGGTGA
- a CDS encoding PhzF family phenazine biosynthesis protein, whose product MPEPLLVDVFCGPGHTAGNRLAVILDDPSDPAARQRRAAELGYSETVFVDDGSVADIYTPSIRLPFAGHPMVGASWLLRNRLGACDVLYPAAGAVPAWAEGEFGWVSGRPEWVTGRTTQRLASPAEVEALPGPPAGSGFLYVWAWADEPAGLVRARAFPRRGDAIVEDEATGAAALRLTAELGRSLTVQQGVGSEIRTRLLPEDRIGVGGRVRQVPHPPRDAR is encoded by the coding sequence GTGCCAGAACCACTGCTCGTCGACGTCTTCTGCGGACCCGGCCACACGGCGGGAAACCGGCTCGCCGTGATCCTGGACGATCCCTCCGATCCCGCGGCCCGGCAGCGCCGGGCGGCCGAACTCGGCTACAGCGAGACGGTGTTCGTCGACGACGGATCGGTCGCCGACATCTACACACCGAGCATCCGGCTGCCGTTCGCCGGGCATCCGATGGTCGGGGCGTCGTGGCTGCTCCGGAACCGGCTCGGGGCCTGCGACGTGCTGTATCCCGCGGCCGGTGCGGTCCCGGCCTGGGCGGAGGGTGAGTTCGGCTGGGTCTCCGGCCGTCCGGAGTGGGTCACCGGCCGGACCACCCAGCGGCTCGCGTCACCGGCGGAGGTCGAGGCGCTCCCGGGGCCGCCGGCGGGCAGCGGCTTCCTCTACGTCTGGGCCTGGGCGGACGAGCCGGCCGGGCTGGTGCGCGCGCGGGCGTTCCCCCGGCGCGGGGACGCGATCGTGGAGGACGAGGCCACCGGCGCCGCCGCGCTCCGGCTCACCGCGGAGCTCGGACGGTCGCTGACGGTGCAGCAGGGCGTCGGCTCGGAGATCCGGACGCGGCTGCTGCCGGAGGACCGGATCGGCGTCGGCGGCCGGGTCAGGCAGGTCCCGCATCCCCCGCGGGATGCTCGGTGA
- a CDS encoding extracellular solute-binding protein — MSGPALSRRGFLGAAGFTAGVLLTGCATAPSPDVTVAYWNFFGGGDGERMVGLVDRFRADNPRIGVSATTLEWGSPYYTKLAMACAGGRAPDLATLHTSRLVTFGRDLLEPWDLAELEARGVRLDDFPPAVTERLAVDGELVGLPLDTHPMVLYYNTDVCDRAGLLDASGELRPLHGPDTLLDAGRRAAEVTGATGIAFAATGTNEPWMLFWSLYNQAGGRMDLPDGGPARVDRDAMVTAMGYLQAFCDGTIASPTLDSDAAVATFASAQSGFLVTGPWEYTSAETAGIPFSMTRFPAVFGDRAIVRADSHCFVVPRQDSVDPTVRAAAYDLAVSMLDDSVSWAEGGHVPALAAVAESPEYLAMQPQSRYRDVVDDVEFDPVAYYSGSGSTMMNRAAQTLQAVAGGGLTPERGADDLTAWLDTQLRLESPL; from the coding sequence ATGAGCGGCCCGGCACTGAGCAGGCGCGGCTTCCTGGGCGCAGCGGGCTTCACCGCGGGGGTCCTGCTCACCGGATGTGCGACCGCGCCCTCGCCGGACGTCACGGTCGCCTACTGGAACTTCTTCGGCGGCGGCGACGGGGAGCGGATGGTCGGCCTGGTCGACCGGTTCCGGGCGGACAACCCGCGGATCGGCGTGAGCGCGACCACCCTGGAGTGGGGATCGCCCTACTACACGAAGCTCGCGATGGCCTGCGCCGGCGGCCGCGCCCCGGACCTGGCCACGCTGCACACCTCGCGCCTGGTGACCTTCGGCCGCGACCTGCTCGAACCCTGGGACCTCGCCGAGCTGGAAGCCCGCGGTGTCCGCCTCGACGACTTCCCGCCCGCGGTCACCGAGCGGCTCGCGGTCGACGGCGAGCTGGTCGGCCTCCCCCTCGACACCCACCCGATGGTCCTCTACTACAACACCGACGTCTGCGACCGGGCCGGCCTGCTCGACGCCTCCGGGGAGCTGCGCCCGCTGCACGGCCCGGACACCCTGCTCGACGCCGGTCGCCGGGCCGCCGAGGTCACCGGCGCGACCGGGATCGCGTTCGCCGCGACCGGGACGAACGAGCCGTGGATGCTGTTCTGGTCGCTGTACAACCAGGCCGGCGGCCGGATGGACCTGCCCGACGGTGGCCCGGCCCGGGTCGACCGGGACGCCATGGTCACCGCGATGGGCTACCTGCAGGCCTTCTGCGACGGCACGATCGCCTCGCCGACACTCGACTCGGACGCCGCGGTGGCCACCTTCGCGAGCGCCCAGTCCGGGTTCCTGGTGACCGGCCCGTGGGAGTACACGTCCGCGGAGACGGCCGGCATCCCGTTCTCGATGACCCGGTTCCCCGCCGTGTTCGGCGACCGGGCGATCGTCCGGGCGGACAGCCACTGCTTCGTCGTCCCGCGGCAGGACTCGGTCGATCCGACGGTCCGCGCCGCCGCCTACGACCTGGCGGTGTCGATGCTCGACGACAGTGTGTCCTGGGCCGAGGGCGGTCACGTCCCGGCGCTGGCCGCGGTGGCCGAGAGCCCCGAGTACCTGGCGATGCAGCCGCAGTCGCGCTACCGGGACGTCGTCGACGACGTCGAGTTCGACCCGGTCGCCTACTACTCCGGATCGGGGTCGACGATGATGAACCGGGCCGCACAGACCCTGCAGGCGGTCGCCGGCGGCGGGCTGACACCCGAACGCGGCGCCGACGACCTGACCGCATGGCTGGACACGCAGCTGCGGCTGGAGTCCCCGCTGTGA
- a CDS encoding DUF6194 family protein: MDSDEIIAFLATFPDTRLIEANGDVFAVHDPDLDYERRPRQGWATVVTSDVNDACSGLDRPGVFRLNIGLPAPRFRELFGEPAEHDPAALDVLFPHPVYASYRWVSVLNPDTTWPVVRELLGAAHGFAVRKHRNASSRSSTTSGRPLPTVGTDATGTGEEDGDG, from the coding sequence GTGGATTCCGACGAGATCATCGCCTTTCTGGCGACCTTTCCCGACACCCGGCTGATCGAGGCGAACGGCGACGTGTTCGCCGTTCACGATCCCGATCTCGACTACGAACGACGCCCGCGGCAGGGCTGGGCCACCGTCGTGACCTCGGACGTCAACGACGCCTGTTCCGGCCTGGACCGGCCCGGGGTGTTCCGGCTGAACATCGGGCTGCCCGCGCCGCGTTTCCGGGAACTGTTCGGTGAACCGGCCGAGCACGACCCGGCCGCGCTCGACGTGCTGTTCCCGCATCCCGTCTACGCGTCGTACCGGTGGGTGTCGGTGCTCAATCCGGACACCACCTGGCCGGTGGTCCGGGAACTGCTCGGTGCCGCCCACGGGTTCGCCGTCCGCAAGCACCGCAACGCGAGTTCCCGTTCGTCCACGACATCGGGTCGGCCGCTGCCTACCGTCGGCACGGACGCGACCGGCACGGGCGAGGAGGACGGCGATGGATGA